The Sorangiineae bacterium MSr11367 genome window below encodes:
- a CDS encoding LysR family transcriptional regulator, with amino-acid sequence MKRIDLRRTNLNLLLVFDVLMTERHVGRAASRLGLTQSAVSHSLVRLREALGDPLFVRHPKGVEPTPRALELAVKISPILDSAQAVLSSAPSFEPGRPHTFSIGGTDGAINAVLVPLMERVRAEAPAIDVRVRATSRDSLLSALDRMEIDMALSVFSAPIARVTRIPVMKMDFVGIARRGHPAIGAKKLTVERFAALEHLVISPQPDGAEPIDEQLAERGLKRRIVVVEPHYLAAPLIVARTDLVAIVDRRLARLFAAHHALTLFEPPILPPPTTLDMLMSVARANEPPLRWLQAQIKAALAGG; translated from the coding sequence ATGAAACGAATCGATCTGCGGCGCACGAATCTCAACTTGCTACTCGTTTTCGACGTGCTCATGACCGAGCGCCACGTGGGGCGCGCGGCCAGCCGCCTGGGTTTGACGCAGTCCGCGGTCAGCCACTCGCTGGTGCGGTTGCGCGAGGCGCTCGGCGATCCGCTTTTCGTGCGGCATCCCAAGGGGGTCGAGCCGACGCCGCGTGCGCTGGAGTTGGCCGTGAAGATCTCGCCGATCCTCGACAGCGCGCAGGCCGTGTTGAGCAGTGCGCCCTCGTTCGAGCCGGGGAGGCCGCACACGTTTTCCATCGGCGGGACGGACGGCGCCATCAACGCGGTGCTGGTGCCGCTCATGGAGCGCGTACGCGCCGAGGCGCCGGCCATCGACGTGCGCGTTCGCGCGACGAGCCGGGATAGCCTGCTTTCGGCGCTCGATCGGATGGAGATCGATATGGCATTATCGGTCTTCTCCGCGCCCATTGCGCGGGTGACGCGCATTCCGGTCATGAAGATGGACTTCGTGGGCATTGCCCGGCGCGGGCATCCGGCCATCGGCGCGAAGAAGCTCACCGTCGAGCGGTTCGCCGCGCTCGAACACCTGGTCATTTCTCCGCAGCCCGACGGCGCCGAGCCCATCGACGAGCAGCTGGCCGAGCGAGGGTTGAAACGGCGCATCGTGGTCGTCGAGCCGCATTATCTGGCCGCACCGCTCATCGTGGCTCGGACGGATCTCGTGGCCATCGTCGATCGGCGGCTGGCGCGCTTGTTCGCGGCGCATCACGCGCTGACGCTGTTCGAGCCGCCCATTCTACCGCCGCCAACGACGCTGGACATGTTGATGAGCGTCGCCCGCGCCAACGAGCCACCCTTGCGGTGGTTGCAAGCGCAGATCAAGGCGGCGCTCGCCGGGGGCTAA
- a CDS encoding PDR/VanB family oxidoreductase: MPKLVVRAMTRCALGIKRFELVHPEGAALPAFTAGAHVDVTTPIGLVRPFSLCNDPAERHRYVLAVLRESQGRGGSKAMHDKIAPGHTLSVSEPKNDFPLEEEGEHWTLVAGGIGATPLVAMAYRLHALRRCFDFHYCARSREHLPFRAELEALVAPDRLHIHANERAPLARLLAKPSKNAFVYCCGPPSLMGAVRSATADWSADRVRFEAFKVDVPEDATAFEVELARSGQIVPVRETESILVALWRAGITRPLSCEVGICGTCRTPYLEGEPEHKDTLLTPEERQRELLVCISRCRGRKLVLDI, translated from the coding sequence GTGCCGAAGCTCGTCGTTCGCGCGATGACTCGCTGCGCCCTCGGGATCAAGCGCTTCGAGCTGGTCCACCCCGAGGGCGCCGCGTTACCGGCATTCACCGCCGGCGCCCATGTCGATGTCACGACCCCGATTGGATTGGTTCGTCCCTTTTCATTGTGCAACGATCCCGCCGAGCGCCATCGTTACGTCTTGGCCGTATTGCGCGAATCGCAGGGCCGCGGCGGATCCAAGGCCATGCACGACAAGATTGCGCCCGGGCATACGCTGAGCGTGTCGGAGCCCAAAAACGATTTCCCCCTCGAGGAGGAAGGCGAACATTGGACATTGGTGGCGGGCGGAATCGGGGCTACGCCACTGGTGGCGATGGCCTATCGTCTGCACGCGCTCCGCCGCTGCTTCGATTTTCATTATTGCGCCCGCAGCAGGGAACATCTCCCCTTTCGCGCGGAGCTCGAGGCCCTCGTCGCGCCCGATCGGCTGCACATCCACGCCAACGAACGGGCGCCTCTGGCGCGCCTCCTCGCGAAGCCTTCGAAGAACGCGTTCGTCTATTGTTGCGGACCGCCGAGCCTCATGGGCGCCGTCCGGAGCGCCACGGCCGACTGGTCCGCGGATCGCGTCCGATTCGAAGCCTTCAAGGTCGACGTTCCGGAAGATGCCACCGCCTTCGAGGTGGAGCTGGCGCGGAGCGGGCAAATCGTTCCCGTCCGGGAGACCGAGAGCATCCTGGTCGCATTGTGGCGTGCCGGAATCACCCGGCCATTGTCCTGCGAAGTTGGCATTTGCGGCACGTGCCGCACCCCTTACCTCGAGGGCGAACCGGAGCACAAAGATACGCTGCTCACGCCCGAGGAACGCCAACGCGAACTCCTCGTGTGCATCTCCCGATGCAGAGGCCGCAAGCTCGTGCTCGATATCTAG
- a CDS encoding zinc-binding dehydrogenase produces MQAIVIRETGDPSVLRLEDVARPEPGPGEVLLRVGAVSVNRSYDLAVRAGTSPFQPTLPVTPGVDPSGEIVETGAGVDRARIGTRVAVLGMVRCGACQPCASGKRCTYNKPIGLQAPGGCAEYVAVHELQVRPIPDALGFAEATVLCRHGAAATAEIATAALRAGEWALVMGAAGGLGNVLVQLAKLAGAKVIAAAGSAPRVKAALESGADAGIDYRAQDLAAEVHRITGGHGADVVFENIGDPSLWTAAFQSLTTGGRLVTMGYHGGGVVPLDVKQLHLKRLRVLSSAPAKGDTDLMRCFTLGAEGKLKALIGRRFPLEQTALAHELAESGSVIGKIIIEPGRTSVE; encoded by the coding sequence ATGCAAGCCATCGTAATTCGAGAAACGGGCGACCCTTCGGTGCTGAGACTCGAAGACGTCGCACGCCCCGAGCCGGGGCCTGGCGAGGTGCTGCTCCGGGTGGGGGCCGTATCGGTGAATCGCTCCTACGATCTCGCGGTGCGCGCCGGAACGTCGCCGTTTCAGCCGACGTTGCCCGTCACGCCGGGCGTCGATCCATCGGGCGAAATCGTGGAGACGGGCGCGGGGGTCGATCGTGCACGCATCGGCACGCGTGTGGCGGTCCTCGGCATGGTCCGATGTGGCGCGTGCCAGCCGTGTGCCTCGGGAAAGCGATGCACCTACAACAAGCCCATCGGCCTGCAGGCACCGGGCGGATGCGCCGAATACGTGGCCGTGCACGAGCTGCAAGTCCGGCCGATCCCCGATGCGCTCGGGTTTGCCGAGGCCACGGTGCTCTGCCGACATGGCGCGGCGGCCACCGCCGAAATCGCCACCGCGGCCCTGCGCGCCGGCGAGTGGGCCCTGGTGATGGGCGCAGCAGGTGGTCTCGGCAACGTGCTCGTGCAGCTCGCGAAGCTTGCAGGCGCAAAGGTCATCGCCGCCGCGGGAAGTGCCCCGCGCGTGAAGGCCGCACTCGAAAGCGGCGCCGACGCCGGCATCGACTACCGCGCGCAGGACCTCGCAGCCGAGGTGCACCGCATCACCGGCGGGCACGGTGCCGACGTGGTCTTCGAGAACATCGGCGACCCTTCGCTATGGACCGCGGCCTTCCAGAGCCTCACCACCGGCGGACGCCTGGTCACCATGGGATACCACGGTGGCGGCGTCGTCCCGCTCGACGTCAAGCAGCTTCACTTGAAGCGCCTGCGTGTGCTCTCGAGCGCTCCCGCCAAGGGCGACACAGATCTGATGCGCTGTTTCACGCTCGGCGCCGAAGGCAAACTGAAGGCGCTCATCGGCCGTCGTTTCCCCCTCGAGCAAACCGCGCTCGCACACGAGCTGGCCGAGAGCGGCAGCGTCATCGGCAAGATCATCATCGAGCCGGGACGCACCTCGGTTGAGTGA
- a CDS encoding SRPBCC domain-containing protein, with amino-acid sequence MPSRIKESEILDGMVWVHGERSIVRFDRRYTVTPERLWEAITQPELVAGWLGVVDRYDLQVGGEIALLLHPDKGAWLRGTILDIEAPRLVEFTWTVPAHGTVPEFTGSSVRLEVYPDALGSRLSFVHFLPDSRRVFDILAASHLRLNQLPPAKGQRALVDRERFLTMRARYEEKTVCKPS; translated from the coding sequence ATGCCTTCGCGCATTAAAGAGTCCGAAATATTGGACGGAATGGTCTGGGTTCATGGCGAACGGAGCATCGTTCGCTTCGACCGCCGCTACACGGTAACGCCCGAGCGTCTTTGGGAGGCCATCACGCAGCCCGAGCTGGTCGCGGGATGGCTCGGGGTCGTTGACAGGTACGATCTCCAGGTTGGCGGGGAAATCGCGCTTCTCCTTCATCCTGACAAGGGCGCATGGCTGCGGGGAACCATCCTCGACATCGAGGCGCCGCGCCTCGTCGAGTTCACCTGGACGGTGCCGGCCCATGGCACGGTGCCCGAGTTCACCGGCTCGAGCGTGCGGCTCGAGGTGTACCCCGACGCGTTGGGGTCGCGGTTGTCGTTCGTGCATTTCCTTCCCGATTCCCGACGCGTATTCGACATTCTCGCGGCATCGCATCTGAGGCTGAATCAATTGCCGCCCGCCAAGGGGCAACGGGCCCTGGTCGACCGCGAGCGGTTCTTGACCATGCGCGCACGCTACGAGGAGAAGACAGTATGCAAGCCATCGTAA
- a CDS encoding aromatic ring-hydroxylating dioxygenase subunit alpha yields the protein MTSDVKRPIDFNRITANVDAADYERLFPAERYISKEWLAREYEVLWSRVWQWACREEEIPNPGDFYEYRIGDQSVLVVRGNEGHIHAYHNSCMHRGTRLAEGGTPFGGPGSFRTRSPFGGPGSLQKNKHLFKGKIQCVFHGWAWDLEGQIAHMPGAKDFAPACIRREEVALRKVQVDTWAGFVFINLDPDAGPLHEYLDPVPQRLAKFEIGQMRILRHYTTILPCNWKYGVDQFQEGYHVWATHVMDMNEVGAVSTGPGGRRVGEMTKGPPPADIVGAMTEYEQLGRHTNFWEPDWELGTGLPKGVKLRDLGNDPRSWVHQAIETMVLQGRAAQYELDYFDGLEALPLDMEGPHFMALNRRDACAAKGIDLSALTDEELYGFPCEHRIFPNMLGPVAGNSFGLFRSRPNGNDPDSCIWDMYFMFRYAEGEAPERDVLYIPDWRNPPPGRITPSFMQDWRTTPLFQAGMHQRSFPGHRFNRQEQNIIHTHKLLDRIIGK from the coding sequence ATGACCAGCGACGTGAAACGCCCCATCGACTTCAACAGGATCACGGCCAACGTCGACGCGGCGGATTACGAACGATTGTTCCCCGCCGAGCGCTACATCTCCAAGGAATGGCTCGCCCGCGAATACGAAGTGTTGTGGTCACGCGTCTGGCAATGGGCCTGCCGCGAGGAAGAGATTCCCAACCCGGGCGACTTCTACGAGTACCGCATCGGTGATCAATCCGTCTTGGTCGTCCGCGGCAACGAGGGGCATATCCACGCCTATCACAACAGCTGCATGCACCGGGGGACCCGGCTCGCGGAGGGCGGCACCCCGTTCGGCGGGCCCGGATCGTTCCGCACGCGCAGCCCGTTCGGTGGGCCCGGCTCGCTGCAGAAGAACAAGCACCTGTTCAAGGGCAAGATTCAGTGCGTCTTCCACGGCTGGGCGTGGGATCTCGAAGGCCAGATTGCGCACATGCCCGGCGCCAAAGACTTCGCCCCCGCGTGCATCCGCCGTGAAGAGGTCGCGCTGCGCAAGGTGCAGGTCGACACCTGGGCGGGATTCGTCTTCATCAACCTCGACCCGGATGCAGGGCCGCTGCACGAGTACCTCGACCCGGTGCCCCAGCGCCTCGCCAAGTTCGAAATCGGCCAAATGCGCATTTTGCGGCACTACACCACGATTTTGCCCTGCAATTGGAAGTATGGCGTCGACCAATTCCAAGAGGGTTACCACGTGTGGGCGACGCACGTGATGGACATGAACGAGGTCGGCGCGGTTTCCACGGGGCCGGGCGGACGCCGGGTCGGAGAGATGACCAAGGGGCCTCCGCCGGCGGACATCGTCGGCGCCATGACGGAATACGAGCAGCTCGGCCGCCACACGAATTTCTGGGAGCCCGATTGGGAATTGGGCACTGGTTTGCCCAAGGGCGTCAAGCTGCGCGATCTGGGCAACGATCCGCGCTCCTGGGTGCACCAGGCGATCGAGACCATGGTTCTCCAGGGGCGCGCCGCGCAGTACGAGCTCGACTACTTCGACGGTCTGGAAGCACTCCCCCTCGACATGGAGGGACCGCACTTCATGGCCCTGAACCGCCGCGATGCCTGCGCGGCGAAGGGGATCGACCTCTCGGCCCTCACCGACGAAGAGCTGTACGGCTTTCCCTGCGAACATCGCATTTTTCCCAACATGCTCGGCCCCGTTGCCGGAAACAGCTTTGGTCTGTTCCGCTCACGCCCCAATGGCAACGATCCCGACAGCTGCATTTGGGACATGTATTTCATGTTTCGCTATGCCGAAGGCGAAGCGCCGGAGCGGGACGTGCTCTACATTCCCGATTGGCGCAACCCGCCGCCGGGACGCATCACCCCATCGTTCATGCAGGATTGGCGTACGACCCCCTTGTTCCAGGCCGGAATGCACCAACGGAGCTTTCCCGGACACCGATTCAATCGGCAGGAGCAAAACATCATTCATACGCACAAGCTGCTCGATCGAATCATTGGCAAATAG